A window of the Echeneis naucrates chromosome 3, fEcheNa1.1, whole genome shotgun sequence genome harbors these coding sequences:
- the LOC115041192 gene encoding immunoglobulin superfamily containing leucine-rich repeat protein 2-like produces the protein MAAADVLFFTLWIIAVFTTGLGCPELCACSDKYGRHFAECSYKDITEVPEGFPSNVTTVNLLVNRINFVPVRSFENVSQVTSLWMAHNEIVSVEQGALTPLVHLRNLDISHNKIVDFPWEDLQNLTNLHLLKMNNNEMIHLPRNAFSNLKDLRSLRLNNNKFTTIAEGTFDSLVSLSHLQIYNNPFACTCSLNWLSDWISLNTMLVTEQNLIMCASPEQLKGEAIRKLPESKCTSPTVTIQTEPDVHNSTLYEDTTLVLTCEFTGNPKPLVLWNIGGKSQNQELVLSFTEDNSTGSNEDFLLSHNPIIVFKNGTLIISHLKIEDSGNYSCSATNEFGIADDWVSVKVVASAKPTPVTQIGTTPTRMETHTSIDQATEKTSAFDSVRLPNVKSKDFMNTVPTVFPSAEINSSKEETGDSAPASKCGLKANTSYISSHVFNGSLEDIKQYTFDFGVIALWVSETEATVRLNPLLIPREQNANQDATSEISHGDSEEQQGSTDDSGGVYSGGLYLCVTSDRKHLAVQWSRIKEGVNTYQFSGLRPGTNYSLCLTYRGADCEVQVLFTTRRRVPNLMIIISVSICLLTVSTVPLLGATCFHLVYKYRSKTYKLILKAKDQYHLERNLTANFNIHVPHTDSQRKINVSQLDEEEGETESGDGDREADTGESVVTESFTLSQCKGNLDDCEVGSEYSDRLPLGAEAVSIITNYKYPSQ, from the coding sequence ATGGCTGCTGCAGACGTCCTGTTCTTCACTCTGTGGATTATCGCTGTCTTCACCACTGGGCTCGGCTGCCCTGAGCTCTGTGCCTGCTCAGACAAATATGGCCGCCATTTTGCTGAATGCTCTTATAAAGACATAACTGAAGTCCCGGAAGGTTTTCCTTCTAATGTTACGACTGTGAATCTCTTAGTGAACAGGATCAATTTCGTACCCGTGAGGAGTTTTGAGAATGTCAGCCAGGTGACATCGCTGTGGATGGCCCACAATGAGATTGTCTCTGTTGAACAAGGGGCCCTCACACCTCTGGTTCATCTGCGTAACTTGGACATCAGCCACAACAAAATCGTAGACTTTCCTTGGGAGGATCTGCAAAACCTCACAAACCTGCATCTGTTAAAGATGAACAACAATGAAATGATCCACCTGCCGAGGAATGCCTTCTCCAACCTCAAAGACCTGAGATCCCTCCgactgaacaacaacaaatttaCAACCATTGCTGAAGGGACATTCGACAGTTTGGTGTCTTTGTCCCACTTGCAGATTTATAACAATCCTTTTGCATGCACGTGCTCCCTTAATTGGCTCAGTGACTGGATTTCACTAAACACCATGTTGGTCACAGAACAGAATCTGATTATGTGTGCAAGTCCAGAGCAGCTCAAAGGGGAAGCGATCAGGAAACTGCCCGAGTCAAAATGCACAAGTCCAACTGTCACAATACAAACTGAACCAGATGTTCACAACTCCACTCTCTATGAGGACACTACGCTGGTCCTGACTTGTGAATTCACTGGAAACCCAAAGCCACTGGTGCTGTGGAATATTGGTGGCAAAAGCCAGAACCAAGAGCTGGTGTTGTCCTTCACCGAGGACAACTCAACAGGATCGAATGAGGACTTCTTACTGTCCCATAATCCCATCATAGTCTTCAAGAATGGGACTCTTATAATTTCACACCTGAAGATAGAAGACAGTGGCAACTACAGCTGCTCAGCCACAAATGAGTTTGGTATAGCAGATGATTGGGTGTCAGTGAAGGTGGTGGCTTCAGCCAAACCGACACCTGTAACACAAATTGGCACAACTCCCACTCGCATGGAAACGCACACCTCTATAGACCAGGCAACAGAAAAAACCTCTGCGTTTGATTCTGTGCGTCTGCCAAATGTAAAGAGCAAAGACTTCATGAACACGGTACCGACTGTGTTCCCCTCAGCAGAGATCAACTCTTCTAAGGAGGAAACGGGAGATTCAGCACCTGCTAGTAAATGTGGCCTGAAGGCAAACACAAGTTACATTTCCAGCCATGTCTTCAATGGGAGTCTCGAGGATATCAAGCAGTACACATTTGACTTTGGTGTGATTGCATTATGGGTGTCGGAAACTGAGGCAACAGTGCGACTCAACCCTCTACTCATACCCAGAGAGCAAAATGCCAATCAGGATGCCACTTCTGAGATCTCCCACGGTGACAGCGAGGAGCAGCAAGGCTCAACAGACGACTCTGGAGGAGTCTATTCCGGCGGCTTGTATTTATGTGTCACTTCCGATCGCAAACACTTGGCTGTGCAGTGGTCGAGAATCAAGGAAGGCGTCAACACGTATCAGTTCAGCGGCCTACGCCCTGGCACCAACTACTCCCTGTGTCTGACCTACAGAGGGGCGGACTGTGAAGTTCAGGTGCTTTTCACCACCAGGAGGAGGGTGCCAAACCTAATGATCATCATCTCAGTCAGCATCTGCCTGCTGACAGTGTCCACTGTGCCTCTGCTCGGCGCGACGTGCTTCCACCTTGTGTACAAATACCGCAGCAAGACGTACAAGCTGATCCTGAAGGCCAAAGACCAGTACCACTTGGAGAGGAACCTCACTGCCAACTTCAACATCCACGTGCCCCACACCGACTCTCAGAGGAAGATCAACGTCAGCCAGCTggacgaggaggagggggagaccGAGAGCGGAGACGGAGACAGGGAGGCGGATACAGGGGAGAGTGTTGTGACTGAGTCGTTCACTTTGTCCCAGTGTAAGGGTAATTTAGATGACTGTGAAGTAGGATCTGAGTATAGTGATAGGCTCCCTTTGGGAGCAGAGGCAGTGAGTATTATAACCAACTATAAATACCCCAGCCAGTAA